From Anopheles maculipalpis chromosome X, idAnoMacuDA_375_x, whole genome shotgun sequence:
ATCCCCTTATATTTAGCCGTTAAGTGTGTTAACATTATTTTCTAGTTTTCTAACAtagattttactttttttattttgttttagttgTGTTATTGCTCTTCTAGTTCACTTTGATGTACAGATAGCGTCCAGTTATCGCCTAGATAGTAAAAACCACACTAACTCACTGCACtgacacacttacacacaatcacacagaGTAGAGAAGTAAAGTAAACTAAACAAGTTCCGTTGAATTTTGGTTGTACAATGAATTCgtatggcaaaaaaaaactcattataCATAATATtaatcttccttttttaatgTCGTCTTTTTGACCAATCTTTTGGATGAATGCGTATGATGAATGTATAGACGAAAGAGAGTTCCCCGTATGGAAGATGCGCCTCGGATGACTGTCTGAACAGCAACGGGCTGAATGGTTTGCCAACGTCAGCCAACGTGTCACCCACTGCACCTGCTGCGGTGGTGGACATGAATGCTGGTGGCTATATGCATCACAACAGCTACACACCAATCGGGCGAAAAGAAGCGGAAGAGTTGGAACCACCACCTATACCGCCGCTTCCGCTTAACTATGAGCGCTCTGATGGTATGCTTGCGTTCCCATGGATTCCTATGTGCTGtgacattttattttgaaattaatattattgtttatggtcttttttttctctatctaAAGACGAAGCGGGTGCCGCgaagaatgaaattaaaaaaatacgtGCAATGTCAAAAACATCGAGGCAAGCGGAATTGAAAAGGTATGTGCGAGTGTTGCtacttcacaaaaaaaaaaaagacgtgaCCGAACGAATTAAAATCTTTTCCACCCACAGACTGAGAATTGCTCAAGAGATACAACGAGAACAGGAAGAAATAGACGTAAAGATCAAAGATCTGGAAACGCGCGGCGTAGAAATCGAGAAGGAGCTCCGGGGCGAGAGTGAAACTCTCAAGAACAGCAACGCCACCAATCTCGGTGCTAACGATGACGGGCTGGTAAAGGAATGGTTAGAAATCATGAGCAGCATCACGCGGCTGAAGGTACGGGACGATGAGCTGAGCATACGGCAGCAGGAACTGCAGCTCGAACATCGGCACGCGCAACTGAAGGAGGAGCTCAACATGCGGTTGTCATACGGCAGTAGGTGTTCATGAAAGTTTGTGCGCGAACTCTGAACGATTAACGAACGCTTTCCGTGTTCCATTTTGCAGAGCTAGATAAGAACTCTTCGGACGTTGCGGCGGAGGGTGCGATCCTGAACGAGATGCTGGAAATAGTCGCCAAACGGCAAGCGCTACGACCATCGCCCGATACGAAGGCGACTGCTGCCGCCGTTGCGGCGGTTGCTGCCGGTGCGAGCTTATCCAACCCGACCACAACCACCTTCACTGCCCGGATGCCTAAAGATACTGATGTAAGCATTAAAagctatttttcttccaaatttatttcactttccaTTTGTTTCTTAATTTGTTGTGTGGCCTGTTGCTTAGTAGTGGTCGATTTCATCACACTTTAACAAGCTATAGAACATTACGAAAGATTTTCGTACAGTGAAGTATGAACTATGACGGCATTTTTGACTTTTTAGTAATTTTAGTAAAAGATTGTTGCACGATGcgtcggttttttttaatttcttgctAACATGCACTGTAGATAAAGCACACCTAGAGATCAACTTTGAATTACAAAACCACACAgtttcgaacaaaacaaaaaactcacaaTGACGGAATGATTCCTTACACTGTGCACAATATATGCACGCTTGGCGAACGCACCTTATCGAACAAATGTGGTAGATCAATAAATTAATGTtctgtacagttttttttatactaaCAATGTAACAAAAGTTATTGTTTGCGTATAGAACgtatacagaaaaaaatatacatcctTTTATTAATAACAGCAATAatagtttcgtttttattttagttatttaagcgtgtttgtgtttgtatttgtacGCATGTAACGCacattttatattaaatacatttttccacATTTCCTGCATTTattaacttattttatttattttttcttacaatTTATACACATTTACCGCCAATACGCAAGATCACTATTAAGTCCGCTTTTCATGTCGCTGATTTCGGTACTTCTTCTTGGTAAGAAATACTCAGTAGCTCCATTGAAAATTGGCTTCACAAACTCATTTTTACCTGATGTAGCTGTAGCTggtggtcttattttattggcggTCACTATCTAAAGTGCTTTTTaagtctaaaaaaaaacagatttaaaaatgcaatacttacaaattaattaaaccaCTCAACCAACCTATCTTCATTTTCgattataaatttttaaaatttctggctAAATTTGTTACTATAATTCAAACACTAAATTAGAGTAAAATGaatctgaaattttgtttactcaaaAGCAGAAAATAGTGTATTTAAACTCAACAATGTTTTAGCAACATCATCCATGATTTGTGTCCTTGTGGTAGAGGCTATCGTATAGCTGCATCCGAAAACATACGGTGCAAACATTTTGTGCGTACAAAtattggtagccaacactttgCACATGTGTTAAAGTTAACTACTTTGATAAATCCTTCTTTGATTACTTtgatcttttgtttttgctatgcgagtttgtttttcatatttGTTACATGGATCTGTAAGcatgtttatattttattccCGATTTACTAAAGCACATTTTATCAGGTCAGGTAATTGAATCCTAAAAAGCTATAAATTGCTTTTTCAatgaatagaaataaaaataattctctTACTCAATGTATCAATAACTAATCGttaaatttttctatttttagatATAAATTTAGCAGCaaaatacggcctggccgttcttcaggattaaaaacaaaacgctaaAACTGGTTGGCAGATGCTGTTTCCTTCCAATACACCCAGCGGCAAGATGAAATGATCAacgcgaatttttttttcgacaatTAGAGATGCACCAGATGCTTTTTAGTTTTACTTCTTTACACACTAATCAACTGCAACTTCGGGTCAGATTTGCAAGTTTTGAGTGTTGgtgcttttttatgcttaCTTTATGCGTTTCTGAACATGAAAGCATGAAACCAATTATGTAAATTATGTAAAATCGTGCGTATTAGTTAAGAGCGAAAAGTGAGAGCGGACGAACGAAAGCAAACGCGTAACACGAATGAACGTTAAGCGTAAGCAGTAGATTAAAGCATTCGACAAACACGGAAAGGATAGAGAATGTAAAGCACACAGGGTAAACGGTTGCTGTGGTACAACAGTACAGTAGGGTTAAAATGTGTCCAGAAAGTGTAGGGAGCAATATACTGATTGATCGATAACAATcgttaaattaaaatgcaaacttGTTTGCGGGTCAAAAGCGAAACCTTACCAAGTGACGTCACAGCGTTGACGACGACAGTGATGTTATAGGGAATGGCTGGAGATTGGAATGATTTTGGTTCTTTAATTATTATCTTCTTAGTTAGCTAATGCTGCCACTAGTAGTGCGTCGTCTAGTTGGCACCACCGCCACTCTATCTTTATCCTGTtctttcagctttttttttgtaccgttTCAGTCAGTTTCGTTCTTTagttagtttgtttgtttttcttttgtttttcatgtttcttgcaccatttattaattttctgtttttctatTGCCTTTCCAACAAGATACACTGTTCTACTAGAGCGCGTATGTGTCTTTATattgtttccgttttctttttgctactGCTAAAAATGGTTTTGCACTAACGTGCAGATACCGTCTCCATCATGAACAAGTGTAGAGTAAACAAAGCGTAGTAGCGCGCGGGAAAAAGTTagtaaaaaacaatatttattttaaacgtttctttttcttatggTTCGTTTAGGTGTgtttaaactaattttttttttttgagaatacAAGCGTCGAACAAaggtttgaattttgaaagcCCAGCAATGCCAGAGActgaagaaagaaagatttgtttttatttgtgatgTTTCGTCGCATTCGTATATAAACCAttcgttgcagttttttttatgtgttcaGTGATGTTGTGTTTTATAAGAAAAGCAAATATAAACCGCCCGGTGAATTTAAACCGGAAGTAACTAATTTATTCATTGAGTTTTCGAATTGAGTTTTCCTGTTAGACAAGCGCACACAGGCACatacataaacaaacacacaaatacatatATACTGCAAAAAGAGTGTTTTTgtagcatttgtttttcttgtatgTGATTGATTTTCTGGCAGGACTTATGAGGACTTACTTAAACTTTTTCAGtattacaacaaaaacaaaaccaatgaCATCGTGCACCAAAAGCTCTGCACACTCTCTGTCTGATTGAATACATATAATGTACacattcattgaattttctattttttatttattcttgaaaaatggaataattattgaaaaaaaaacttcatcagTTGGGTGGTTaagaattaataaaataaaataattaacaatTGCCAGCAACAGATTTATctaaaatgtaataattttaaaacacagaTTAATACGCAGTGTTTATGGCAAGATTTTATACATACGTACGCACATGTTCTAGAATTCTTGTGAATACACtataaaacagaaaagcatTGGTTCATGTAAAATGAAATCGGAAATAGCGTCCATTTATAAGATGGGTGCTGTGCGCGTGTTTATTAAAAAGGGAGAACACAACTACAACTATTCGTAATTTACTTTAACACGAATATGTAAGCAAATTTATTCATGTTGATAAgctaacaaaaatattaaaaaaaaaaaacactgaaaaGCAATTTTCAATAGCGAGATACccattttgcatttgcaaacaGGGACAAGCTTGCACATTTCATGCAAGAAGAATGAATAAATTCAAGAGCAAGCATTCTTAATTTTGGTACATACACCCATTGCAGCTAATACGGCTCTAAGTAAGAACGCATTAATTGAAGGTGGAATGGTCACATGTGCGGTTGTGTTAGTATGTCCTTatttaccaaaacaaaaaagagaaagctAAGAAGTGTATTAACAAACCCTGTAAACAAATTGTGTTCTAATACTTGAATTTACTAACAATTGTTTCATTGAATGAAGTGATAGAACTAACAGATAAAATCGCCACCTATGTAACGTCCGAATTTGAAAACGAAGCGCGCGTTGCAACCTCATAACGCTCCGAGTAGAAATTCTgcgtagaaaagaaaagaaattgaacaGTTGAAGCAATTTAAGAGATTTaaatacaaagaaaacaaacatgcaCAAA
This genomic window contains:
- the LOC126563113 gene encoding F-actin-monooxygenase Mical-like gives rise to the protein MSKTSRQAELKRLRIAQEIQREQEEIDVKIKDLETRGVEIEKELRGESETLKNSNATNLGANDDGLVKEWLEIMSSITRLKVRDDELSIRQQELQLEHRHAQLKEELNMRLSYGKLDKNSSDVAAEGAILNEMLEIVAKRQALRPSPDTKATAAAVAAVAAGASLSNPTTTTFTARMPKDTDI